One part of the Oceanispirochaeta sp. genome encodes these proteins:
- a CDS encoding AraC family transcriptional regulator yields MKSDLPFFKSLPYRNIILNLTEPPYPQQNNDNWSIHNMTMNDYDLFICEQGRALFTLAGKEYALSPGRALLVPPHCLVSARKISPEPVKMVAQHFMLYLFHKTDFFSHIRYRNMIAFSNWPLISTLLTEIRRIIEEGQSNWSPLDTNPLFMVILNAFIQEAYESEEFREERKSSLVLEMISLIEREYKNPLILEKLMDQSSFGYSHTANTFKEYTGLSLKAFIIERRLEAAKESLLKGRSVKESAEAAGYEDEFYFSRIFKKYSGATARDFRKRI; encoded by the coding sequence ATGAAAAGCGACCTGCCATTTTTTAAGTCCCTCCCCTACAGAAACATTATTCTGAACCTGACGGAACCTCCTTACCCCCAGCAGAACAATGACAACTGGAGCATACACAATATGACCATGAATGATTATGATCTATTTATCTGTGAACAGGGCCGGGCTTTGTTCACTCTGGCCGGGAAGGAATATGCATTATCACCAGGGAGGGCACTGCTTGTTCCTCCTCATTGCCTTGTAAGCGCCAGGAAAATCAGTCCCGAACCGGTCAAAATGGTGGCTCAGCATTTTATGCTCTACCTGTTTCACAAAACCGACTTTTTCAGCCATATCCGATACAGAAACATGATTGCCTTCTCAAACTGGCCGCTTATCAGTACCCTGCTGACAGAAATCCGCAGAATTATTGAGGAGGGTCAATCCAATTGGAGTCCCCTGGACACAAATCCTCTGTTCATGGTCATCCTCAATGCCTTTATCCAGGAGGCCTACGAATCTGAGGAGTTCAGGGAGGAGCGGAAGAGCTCCCTTGTTCTGGAAATGATCTCCCTCATTGAGAGAGAGTACAAAAACCCTCTCATCCTGGAAAAACTAATGGATCAGTCTAGTTTCGGATACAGCCATACAGCCAATACTTTTAAGGAATACACAGGATTGTCTTTAAAGGCCTTCATCATCGAAAGGCGCCTGGAAGCGGCCAAAGAGAGCCTTCTGAAAGGGAGGAGCGTGAAAGAGAGTGCCGAAGCCGCAGGATATGAGGATGAATTTTATTTTTCCAGGATCTTCAAAAAATACTCGGGGGCCACCGCCAGAGACTTCCGGAAAAGGATCTGA